In Trifolium pratense cultivar HEN17-A07 linkage group LG7, ARS_RC_1.1, whole genome shotgun sequence, a genomic segment contains:
- the LOC123899614 gene encoding uncharacterized protein LOC123899614 — translation MNMLPSTSGTTTTTTTALGGWTVLQLSKIRSNRSVSSSSSFSLRISATCDDRPHGPSCIYVGPLQTATQETLEALYSQARDAYYRGEPLIVDDMFDRVELKLKWYGSKSVVKYPRCSIRRQSTYADAEEDLSMVFTLASTWALFFAFGSSACVGPMFYTINLAYQNAMNLGLSYGSHASELKPLFMVNTIIFMALGFIIGYPVASASVKVLQGLWRNDLAALKGSCPNCGDEVFAFVKTDKANNSPHRAKCHVCECLLEFRTEVEQSTSGFGRQWVYGRIYLVRKSRRQREL, via the exons ATGAATATGTTACCAAGCACTAGCGGCACCACCACCACAACTACCACCGCGTTGGGTGGTTGGACGGTGCTACAATTATCCAAAATCAGAAGCAACCGctctgtttcttcttcttcttcattctctCTTCGGATCTCTGCCACCTGTGACGACCGCCCTCATGGTCCATCCTGTATATATGTTGGTCCTCTTCAAACTGCCACCCAAGAGACTCTTGAAGCTCTTTATTCTCAA GCAAGGGATGCATATTACAGAGGAGAGCCTTTGATAGTTGATGACATGTTTGATAGAGTAGAG TTGAAGCTTAAGTGGTATGGTTCCAAGTCAGTTGTGAAGTATCCACGATGTAGTATCAGGAGGCAATCAACTTATGCCGATGCTGAG GAAGATCTATCTATGGTTTTTACATTGGCAAGTACATGGGCCCTATTTTTTGCATTTGGCAGTTCAGCATGTGTTGGACCAATGTTTTACACCATCAACTTAGCTTATCAAAATGCAATGAACTTAGGATTATCATATGGTAGCCATGCATCAGAACTAAAGCCTCTTTTCATGGTGAATACCATTATCTTCATGGCACTCGGTTTTATCATAGGATATCCAGTTGCTTCAGCTTCAG TTAAAGTACTTCAAGGCTTGTGGAGAAATGACTTAGCAGCACTAAAGGGTTCATGTCCAAATTGTGGAGACGAG GTATTTGCATTTGTAAAAACAGACAAGGCTAACAACTCACCCCATAGAGCAAAGTGCCATGTGTGTGAATGCTTATTGGAATTTCGCACCGAAGTCGAG CAATCAACTTCAGGATTTGGTAGACAATGGGTTTATGGGCGTATTTACCTTGTGCGTAAATCCAGACGCCAAAGAGAGCTGTAA